In Candidatus Paceibacterota bacterium, the DNA window GAACGAATCACCAGTACGACCGTCGTAAAGTTTAACCTTACCTGTTTCCGCAAATCCGGCTTTCTTAAGTTCATCACGAATTTCCTGGTCAGTTGCTCCTTGGAAAGGAGGAACGATTGCTTGGTAATTCAAAGTGTTTGCCGCGAGACCCATGTGAAGCTCGAGAATCTGTCCCAAGTTCATACGAGAAGGAACTCCAAGTGGCGTTAAAATAACATCGATTGGCGTACCGTCTTCCATGTATGGCATGTCTTGCTCAGGCAAAATGAGGGAGATAACACCTTTGTTTCCGTGACGTCCTGCTAGTTTGTCTCCAACAGAAATGTTTCTAAGCTGAGCGACTTCGATATGGATTCTCTTAATGATTCCGCTATCAAGTGAGTCACCACTATCGCGAGAGAAAACCTTCACACCAACAATACGCCCACGCTTACCGTGTTCCATGCGAAGTGAAGTATCTTTAACATCGCGAGCTTTCTCGCCGAAAATCGAACGAAGGAGTCTTTCTTCTGGTGTAAGCTCTGATTCGCCTTTTGGTGTAATTTTACCAACCAAAATATCGTTTGGACGAACTTCGGCACCAATACGAACAATTCCATCAATGTCGAGATCTTTCAATTTTGTTTCTCCAACGTTTGGAATGTCGCAAGTTGTGACCTCGGGTCCAAGTTTTGTATCACGAACATTCACAACGAACTCTTCGATGTGAATACTTGTAAACTTACTATCCTTAACAAGTCTTTCTGAAAGGATGATGGCGTCTTCGTAGTTCGAACCGTCCCAAACCATAAAACCAACCAAGACGTTTTGTCCGAGTGCTACCTGTCCGTGGTCAGACGATGATGTGTCCGCCATAACCTCACCCTTTTTAACTTTTTGGCCAACTGAAACTATTGGGCGCTGGTGGAAAACGCTAAAGTCGTTTGTTCTAGAGTAATTAACTAAAGTATATTCTTTTTCTTTTCCTGACTTTGTTCCTTCAACTTTAATTTTCTTTGCATCAACATAGGTAACCGTTCCCTCTTCCTCTGAAAGAATTAGTCGTCCAGTAAAGTGAGCAACCGAGTGTTCCATTCCTGTCGCAACAAGTGGAGCTTCCGGGATGATACAAGGCGTTGCTTGCTTCTGCATGTTGGAACCCATGAGTGCGCGACCGGCGTCGTCGTGTTCCAAGAATGGAATGAGTGATGTTGCTACAGAGAAAGGCTGTGTTGTTGAAACGTCGATGTAATCAACTTCGTTTTTATCAACCAAACCTGGTTCTGTCTTAACGCGAGCTTCAACTTTCTTTTCTAAAATATTTCCTTCTTCATCATAAGGAATGCCAGCGTGGGCAATAATGCTTCCCTCTTCTTCAAGAGCGTTCAAGTAAACAATTTCTTTTGTGATTTTTCCGTTCTTAACCTTAACGTAAGGTGTTTCGATAATACCGAAATCATTGATACGAGCATGTGTCGAAAGGTGCAAAATAAGACCGATGTTCTGACCTTCTGGAGTGTGAATTGGACAAACGCGACCGTAGTGTGAAGTGTGCACGTCACGAACTTCAAGACCGGCTCTTTCACGGGTAAGACCGCCTGGTCCAAGTGCTGAAAGCGTTCGAAGGTGTTCAATTTCGTCCAAAACGTTACCCTGACTCATAAACTGAGAGAGTTGGTTTGTTGTAAAGAATTCTTTGATACGAGCTTGGAGTGGGCGTTGGTTAACTATCTGAA includes these proteins:
- a CDS encoding DNA-directed RNA polymerase subunit beta, which translates into the protein MSKQLRVQDAILPVSRGRLSGAGREQKHFSAWKKPLAGMPDLIENQVASYKWLIEKGLKEIFKEFSPIKDYSDKKFDLEFTSFFLSEPKHNEYFAKANKLSYDAPLRATIKLKNKTFGTVKEQEIFMADFPLMTSHGTFIINGVERVIVPQLARSFGVFFNDQDIKGKRFFGAKIIPSRGVWIEIESDADGIFVRIDRKRKFPVVSLLRVFGTKSDKEIIGKFTKEMQEAVTVLLEKDPAKTLDDSYIEIYKRLRDGDLATADNAREFITSIFSEERYDLSPVGRFRFNQRFNLAMTELALARRTLSLEDVILIVENIITLNATPGAEADDIDHLGLRRVRYVGEMLQAKIRVGMAQMKRNIQDRMSTIDAETTLPIQIVNQRPLQARIKEFFTTNQLSQFMSQGNVLDEIEHLRTLSALGPGGLTRERAGLEVRDVHTSHYGRVCPIHTPEGQNIGLILHLSTHARINDFGIIETPYVKVKNGKITKEIVYLNALEEEGSIIAHAGIPYDEEGNILEKKVEARVKTEPGLVDKNEVDYIDVSTTQPFSVATSLIPFLEHDDAGRALMGSNMQKQATPCIIPEAPLVATGMEHSVAHFTGRLILSEEEGTVTYVDAKKIKVEGTKSGKEKEYTLVNYSRTNDFSVFHQRPIVSVGQKVKKGEVMADTSSSDHGQVALGQNVLVGFMVWDGSNYEDAIILSERLVKDSKFTSIHIEEFVVNVRDTKLGPEVTTCDIPNVGETKLKDLDIDGIVRIGAEVRPNDILVGKITPKGESELTPEERLLRSIFGEKARDVKDTSLRMEHGKRGRIVGVKVFSRDSGDSLDSGIIKRIHIEVAQLRNISVGDKLAGRHGNKGVISLILPEQDMPYMEDGTPIDVILTPLGVPSRMNLGQILELHMGLAANTLNYQAIVPPFQGATDQEIRDELKKAGFAETGKVKLYDGRTGDSFNQEIAIGYMYIMKLHHMVEDKIHMRSIGPYSLITQQPLGGKAQGGGQRFGEMEVWALEGYGAAHTLREMLTVKSDDIVGRSQTFDSIIKGEDVRTPNAPASFTVMLNYLRGLALDVELRKKRRN